The following proteins are co-located in the Castor canadensis chromosome 5, mCasCan1.hap1v2, whole genome shotgun sequence genome:
- the Banf2 gene encoding barrier-to-autointegration factor-like protein, protein MDHMSPRLRAFLSEPIGEKDVFWVDGVSRELAINLVTKGFNKAYILLGQFLLMHKNEAEFQKWIICCCGATECEAQESSKCLKERCACFL, encoded by the exons ATGGATCACATGTCTCCCAGGTTGAGAGCCTTCCTCTCTGAGCCCATTGGAGAAAAAGATGTCTTCTGGGTGGATGGGGTCAGCCGGGAGCTGGCCATCAATTTGGTCACCAAAGGTTTCAACAag GCCTACATCCTGCTGGGCCAGTTCCTTCTGATGCACAAGAACgaagctgagtttcagaagtGGATCATCTGCTGCTGTGGTGCCACAGAGTGTGAGGCCCAGGAGAGCTCCAAATGTCTGAAAGAACGGTGTGCCTGTTTCCTGTAG